The Vespa velutina chromosome 4, iVesVel2.1, whole genome shotgun sequence genome has a window encoding:
- the LOC124948340 gene encoding RNA polymerase II subunit A C-terminal domain phosphatase SSU72: protein MPAPSSLSVAVICSSNMNRSMEAHAFLSKKGFNVKSFGTGDKVKLPGNAPDRPNIYDFGTTYDEIYNDLLNKDKQYYTQNGLLHMLDRNRRIKPKPERFQLSKEKFDILITCEERVYDQVIECMESRTQEDNQPVHLINLDIQDNHEEATVGSFLICELVTVLANSEDLDNDIDELLHEFESKFARTILHTVLFY from the exons atgccGGCCCCTAGTTCACTTAGCGTAGCCGTTATTTGCTCCAGTAATATGAACAGAAGCATGGAAGCGCATGCTTTTTTAAG taaaaAAGGCTTTAACGTTAAATCTTTTGGTACTGGAGATAAAGTCAAATTACCAGGGAATGCTCCAGATCGtcctaatatatatgattttggAACAACATATGATGAAAtctataatgatttattaaacaaGGATAAACAATA TTATACACAAAATGGATTGTTGCACATGTTGGACAGAAACCGTCGGATAAAGCCTAAGCCTGAAAGATTTCAACTgtctaaagaaaaatttgatattttaataacctGCGAAGAACGTGTATACGATCAAGTAATCGAATGTATGGAATCCAGAACGCAAGAAGATAATCAACCTGTTCATCTTATTAATCTTGATATTCAAGATAATCATGAAGAAGCTACAGTTGGATCCTTTCTTATCTGTGAATTAGTCACTGTG CTGGCCAACAGTGAAGATTTAGATAATGACATAGATGAATTGTTGCATGAGTTTGAATCGAAATTTGCTAGAACAATTTTGCACACGGTACTTTTCTACTAA